A genomic window from Camelus ferus isolate YT-003-E chromosome 9, BCGSAC_Cfer_1.0, whole genome shotgun sequence includes:
- the CHST8 gene encoding carbohydrate sulfotransferase 8 — protein MTPRAGAMRLACMFSSILLFGAAGLLLFISLQDPTELAPQQVPGIKFNIRPQQHHNDLPPGSSQDGDLKAPTERATRDLSSRAPRGLNLLVPDQPQPRVNRGARLRPRQRRRRLLIKKMPAAAAILTNSSASTFVQPAPRALDSYWVGLQRRQQERKRVMQEACAKYRASSSRRAVTPRHVSRIFVEDRHRVLYCEVPKAGCSNWKRVLMVLAGLASSTTDIQHNTVHYGSALKRLDTFDRQGILHRLSTYTKMLFVREPFERLVSAFRDKFEHPNSYYHPVFGKAILARYRANASREALRTGSGVRFPEFVQYLLDVHRPVGMDIHWDHVSRLCSPCLIDYDFVGKFESMEDDANFFLSLIHAPRNLTFPRFKDRHSQEARTTARITHQYFAQLSTLQRQRTYDFYYMDYLMFNYSKPFADLY, from the exons gaATAAAGTTCAACATCAGGCCACAGCAGCACCACAAC GACCTCCCACCAGGCAGTTCCCAGGATGGTGACTTGAAGGCACCCACAGAGAGGGCCACTAGAGACTTGTCCAGCCGGGCCCCAAGAGGCCTCAACCTGCTGGTGCCAGATCAGCCTCAACCTCGCGTAAACAGGGGGGCCCGTCTGCGACCACGGCAGCGCCGCCGCCGGCTGCTTATCAAGAAAATGCCGGCTGCGGCGGCCATTCTGACCAACAGCTCAGCCAGTACGTTCGTGCAGCCGGCACCCAGGGCCCTGGACAGCTACTGGGTCGGCCTGCAGCGGCGTCAGCAGGAGCGCAAGCGAGTGATGCAGGAGGCGTGCGCCAAGTACCGGGCAAGCAGCAGCCGCAGGGCGGTCACGCCCCGCCACGTGTCCCGCATCTTCGTGGAGGACCGCCACCGCGTGCTGTACTGCGAGGTGCCCAAGGCGGGCTGCTCCAACTGGAAGCGGGTGCTcatggtgctggcagggctggcctcATCCACCACCGACATCCAGCACAACACCGTCCACTACGGCAGCGCCCTCAAGCGGCTGGACACCTTCGACCGCCAGGGCATCCTTCACCGCCTCAGCACCTACACCAAGATGCTCTTTGTTCGCGAGCCCTTCGAGAGGCTGGTCTCCGCCTTCCGCGACAAGTTCGAACACCCCAATAGCTACTATCACCCTGTCTTCGGTAAGGCCATCCTAGCCCGGTACCGGGCCAACGCCTCTCGGGAGGCCCTGCGGACGGGCTCCGGTGTGCGGTTCCCCGAGTTTGTCCAGTACCTGCTGGACGTGCACCGGCCAGTGGGCATGGACATCCACTGGGACCACGTCAGCCGGCTCTGCAGCCCATGCCTCATCGACTATGACTTTGTGGGCAAGTTTGAGAGCATGGAGGACGATGCCAACTTCTTCCTGAGCCTCATCCATGCACCGCGCAACCTGACCTTCCCCCGGTTCAAGGACCGGCACTCGCAGGAGGCACGGACCACCGCGCGGATCACCCACCAGTACTTCGCCCAGCTCTCAACCCTGCAGCGGCAGCGCACCTACGACTTCTACTACATGGACTACCTGATGTTCAACTACTCCAAGCCCTTTGCAGATTTGTACTGA